In a single window of the Pedococcus dokdonensis genome:
- a CDS encoding 2-oxo acid dehydrogenase subunit E2, with product MAVKEFKLPDPGEGLTEAEIVTWNVKVGDTVKVNDIIVEIETAKSLVELPVPFAGTVTALHVSEGDTVEVGTPIISVDTAGGAAPVADAPAAGAVEPGMEGSPAPKMAAAAAAAEAGDDDEQIEEGKIGGTTSTGRTAVLVGYGVKQTEAKRRPRKGGLPPKMDGPDLKADGTDIAVESVELGDEGLQTAAVAPAVQAKTSPADQPVGSISRGGGARALAKPPVRKYAKDLGVDLARVAGSGEGGIISRADVDAHAAAAASPTDEGSNAAIGIAPVRPTTPGERETRIPIKGVRKMTAQAMVGSAFTAPHVTEWVTIDATATMELVERLKKDREFKDVKVTPLLVLAKAMAVAIRRHPEINATWDEAAQEIVVKHYVNLGIAAATPRGLIVPNIKDADQMSMRQLAEAIGALTATARDGRTQPAEMSGGTITITNVGVFGVDTGTPIINPGEAAILAFGAIRRQPWVVTAADGTETIEPRWVTQLALSFDHRLVDGELGSKFIADVGAILADPARGLVWG from the coding sequence ATGGCAGTCAAAGAGTTCAAGCTCCCCGACCCCGGTGAGGGCCTGACCGAGGCCGAGATCGTCACCTGGAACGTCAAGGTCGGCGACACGGTCAAGGTCAACGACATCATCGTCGAGATCGAAACCGCGAAGTCGCTGGTCGAGCTGCCGGTGCCCTTCGCCGGCACCGTCACCGCACTGCACGTCTCCGAGGGTGACACGGTCGAGGTCGGCACGCCGATCATCTCCGTCGACACCGCGGGTGGGGCGGCGCCGGTGGCCGATGCCCCGGCCGCCGGAGCCGTCGAGCCCGGCATGGAGGGGTCCCCGGCCCCGAAGATGGCGGCCGCCGCGGCGGCAGCCGAGGCCGGTGACGACGACGAGCAGATCGAGGAGGGCAAGATCGGCGGCACCACGTCGACCGGTCGCACCGCCGTCCTCGTCGGTTACGGCGTCAAGCAGACCGAGGCCAAGCGCCGCCCCCGCAAGGGTGGCCTGCCGCCCAAGATGGACGGCCCCGACCTCAAGGCCGACGGCACGGACATCGCGGTCGAGTCGGTGGAGCTCGGCGACGAGGGCCTGCAGACCGCAGCCGTCGCGCCCGCTGTGCAGGCCAAGACCAGCCCCGCGGACCAGCCGGTCGGCAGCATCTCCCGCGGGGGTGGCGCCCGCGCGCTGGCCAAGCCGCCGGTCCGCAAGTACGCCAAGGACCTCGGCGTCGACCTCGCCCGGGTCGCGGGCAGCGGCGAGGGCGGCATCATCAGCCGCGCCGACGTCGACGCCCACGCGGCCGCAGCGGCGAGCCCGACGGACGAGGGCAGCAACGCCGCGATCGGCATCGCCCCCGTCCGCCCGACGACGCCCGGCGAGCGCGAGACGCGCATCCCGATCAAGGGCGTCCGCAAGATGACCGCCCAGGCGATGGTCGGCTCGGCGTTCACCGCGCCGCACGTCACCGAGTGGGTCACGATCGACGCCACCGCCACGATGGAGCTCGTCGAGCGGCTCAAGAAGGACCGCGAGTTCAAGGACGTCAAGGTCACGCCGCTGCTGGTGCTCGCCAAGGCGATGGCGGTGGCGATCCGCCGCCACCCCGAGATCAACGCGACGTGGGACGAGGCAGCCCAGGAGATCGTGGTCAAGCACTACGTCAACCTCGGCATCGCCGCGGCCACGCCTCGGGGCCTGATCGTCCCGAACATCAAGGACGCCGACCAGATGTCGATGCGCCAGCTGGCCGAGGCCATCGGCGCGCTGACCGCGACGGCCCGCGACGGCCGCACCCAGCCGGCCGAGATGTCCGGCGGCACCATCACGATCACCAACGTCGGCGTCTTCGGCGTCGACACCGGCACCCCGATCATCAACCCCGGTGAGGCGGCGATCCTCGCGTTCGGCGCGATCCGTCGCCAGCCCTGGGTCGTCACGGCCGCCGACGGCACCGAGACGATCGAGCCGCGCTGGGTCACCCAGCTCGCGCTGTCGTTCGACCACCGGCTGGTCGACGGCGAGCTCGGCAGCAAGTTCATCGCCGACGTCGGGGCCATCCTGGCCGACCCGGCGCGAGGGCTCGTCTGGGGCTGA
- the pdhA gene encoding pyruvate dehydrogenase (acetyl-transferring) E1 component subunit alpha — protein MSDNAVAGATNVEQSAEHEEEVLAELTAPVPEVGDGGPEMVQLLTPEGQRVENTEYDEYVKDLTDEDLRGFYRDLVLIRRVDAEATALQRQGELGIWASLLGQEAAQVGSGRAMRPQDYAFPTYREHGVAWCRGVNPLNLLGLFRGVNHGGWDPNEKNFHLYTIVIGAQTLHATGYAMGIQRDGDVGTGDADRDAAVIAYFGDGASAQGDVNEAFVYAAVNNAPVVFFCQNNQWAISEPNERQTRIPLYQRARGFGFPGVRVDGNDVLAVYAVAKQALDAARTGQGPTFVEAYTYRMGAHTTSDDPTKYRVSAEVEVWKHRDPIERLKAYLVHEKKADHDFFDAIDAEADQLAAEVREGCLSMPDPTPDSMFDHIYVEEHPVVEAERKEFAAYHAGFSEEGGH, from the coding sequence GTGAGCGACAACGCAGTCGCCGGCGCCACGAACGTCGAGCAGAGCGCCGAGCACGAGGAAGAGGTGCTCGCCGAGCTGACCGCCCCGGTCCCGGAGGTCGGTGACGGCGGGCCCGAGATGGTCCAGCTGCTGACCCCGGAGGGGCAGCGGGTCGAGAACACCGAGTACGACGAGTACGTCAAGGACCTCACCGACGAGGACCTGCGCGGCTTCTACCGCGACCTCGTGCTGATCCGTCGGGTCGACGCCGAGGCCACCGCGCTCCAGCGCCAGGGCGAGCTCGGCATCTGGGCCAGCCTGCTCGGCCAGGAGGCCGCCCAGGTCGGCTCCGGCCGCGCGATGCGCCCGCAGGACTACGCCTTCCCCACCTACCGCGAGCACGGCGTCGCCTGGTGCCGCGGGGTCAACCCGCTCAACCTCCTCGGTCTCTTCCGCGGCGTCAACCACGGCGGTTGGGACCCGAACGAGAAGAACTTCCACCTCTACACGATCGTCATCGGCGCCCAGACGCTGCACGCCACCGGCTACGCGATGGGCATCCAGCGCGACGGTGACGTCGGCACCGGCGACGCCGACCGCGACGCCGCCGTGATCGCCTACTTCGGCGACGGCGCGAGCGCGCAGGGCGACGTCAACGAGGCGTTCGTCTACGCCGCCGTCAACAACGCCCCGGTCGTGTTCTTCTGCCAGAACAACCAGTGGGCCATCTCCGAGCCGAACGAGCGCCAGACCCGCATCCCCCTCTACCAGCGGGCGCGCGGCTTCGGCTTCCCCGGCGTGCGGGTCGACGGCAACGACGTGCTGGCCGTGTATGCCGTGGCGAAGCAGGCGCTCGACGCCGCCCGCACCGGTCAGGGCCCGACCTTCGTCGAGGCCTACACCTACCGCATGGGTGCGCACACGACGAGTGACGACCCGACCAAGTACCGCGTCTCCGCCGAGGTCGAGGTGTGGAAGCACCGTGACCCGATCGAGCGCCTCAAGGCCTACCTGGTGCACGAGAAGAAGGCCGACCACGACTTCTTCGACGCGATCGACGCCGAGGCCGACCAGCTGGCCGCCGAGGTCCGCGAGGGCTGCCTCTCGATGCCCGACCCCACTCCCGACTCGATGTTCGACCACATCTACGTCGAGGAGCACCCGGTCGTCGAGGCCGAGCGCAAGGAGTTCGCCGCCTACCACGCCGGGTTCTCCGAGGAGGGTGGTCACTGA
- a CDS encoding ABC transporter ATP-binding protein, translating into MEGQQGGAVVRTEGLTKDYGPVLALDALDLEIGPGVTGLVGANGAGKSTLLKILLGLVPSTRGRATVLGHDIATEGPSIRAAVGYLPEHDCLPPDVSASDFVVHMAMMSGLPRVAARERAAEVLRHVGLAEERYRPMGGYSTGMKQKAKLAQALAHDPRLVLLDEPTNGLDPAAREEMLGLVQRIGHDFGIAVIVTSHLLGELERVSDHVVVLDGGHLLRASRTDEFLDATGVLLVEVHGDDATARMARALAAAGVASTPRGAMLTVEAAAATTSGESATGPSPSGVPEIHDLIRDTASDLGIGLVRLQVDHRRIEDVFNDQGAVS; encoded by the coding sequence GTGGAGGGACAACAGGGGGGTGCGGTCGTCCGCACCGAGGGCCTGACCAAGGACTACGGTCCGGTGCTCGCGCTGGACGCGCTCGACCTCGAGATCGGCCCGGGCGTCACGGGGCTGGTCGGGGCCAACGGAGCCGGCAAGTCGACGCTGCTCAAGATCCTGCTCGGCCTGGTCCCGTCGACCCGCGGGCGGGCCACCGTCCTCGGCCACGACATCGCGACCGAGGGGCCGAGCATCCGGGCCGCCGTCGGCTACCTCCCCGAGCACGACTGCCTGCCGCCGGACGTCAGCGCCAGCGACTTCGTCGTGCACATGGCGATGATGTCGGGGCTGCCGCGGGTCGCCGCCCGCGAGCGCGCGGCCGAGGTGCTGCGGCACGTCGGGCTGGCCGAGGAGCGCTACCGGCCGATGGGTGGCTACTCCACCGGGATGAAGCAGAAGGCCAAGCTGGCCCAGGCCCTGGCGCACGACCCCCGCCTGGTGCTGCTCGACGAGCCGACCAACGGCCTCGACCCGGCCGCCCGCGAGGAGATGCTGGGGCTGGTGCAGCGCATCGGGCACGACTTCGGGATCGCGGTGATCGTGACCTCACACCTGCTCGGCGAGCTCGAGCGGGTCAGCGACCACGTCGTCGTCCTCGACGGCGGGCACCTGCTGCGCGCCTCGCGCACCGACGAGTTCCTCGACGCGACCGGGGTGCTGCTCGTCGAGGTGCACGGCGACGACGCGACCGCCCGGATGGCGCGCGCCCTGGCGGCGGCGGGGGTGGCGAGCACCCCGCGCGGCGCCATGCTGACCGTCGAGGCCGCGGCTGCCACCACCTCCGGCGAGTCGGCCACTGGTCCCTCCCCCTCCGGGGTGCCGGAGATCCACGACCTGATCCGTGACACCGCGAGCGACCTCGGCATCGGCCTGGTGCGGCTGCAGGTCGACCACCGGCGCATCGAGGACGTCTTCAACGACCAGGGGGCTGTCTCGTGA
- a CDS encoding maleylpyruvate isomerase family mycothiol-dependent enzyme, giving the protein MPLHPAAPDDLAGLVAAYQQTTQAVVDLGHSCSEADFALPTACPGWTVKDQIAHVVGMESWLHTGRVPQVEVPDYDHLRHEAGQFVEREVELRRPVAAAKVVAELETVAAQRVAQFTAPGVTLDTVVRGAWGPAPLHRSLPTRILDIWTHEQDIRQALGRPGDLDSGGAAVFMDLLFASLPRLVAKSAQVPPGNVVIIESTGPVQGRAGVWVESQDDGKPRGIPLFSGIAHDGDPDDVFTTITLSTDALTRRAAGRGGVDDIHFAVQGDPAVARQVLEHLVLVP; this is encoded by the coding sequence ATGCCCCTGCACCCGGCAGCACCCGACGACCTGGCCGGCCTCGTCGCGGCCTACCAGCAGACCACGCAGGCGGTGGTCGACCTCGGCCACTCCTGCTCGGAAGCCGACTTCGCGCTGCCGACCGCCTGCCCGGGGTGGACCGTCAAGGACCAGATCGCGCACGTCGTGGGGATGGAGTCGTGGCTGCACACGGGGCGCGTGCCGCAGGTCGAGGTGCCGGACTACGACCACCTGCGTCACGAGGCGGGCCAGTTCGTGGAGCGCGAGGTGGAGCTCCGGCGCCCGGTGGCTGCCGCGAAGGTGGTGGCCGAGCTCGAGACGGTCGCGGCGCAGCGGGTGGCGCAGTTCACCGCGCCGGGGGTGACGCTCGACACCGTGGTGCGCGGCGCGTGGGGGCCGGCGCCGTTGCACCGGAGCCTGCCGACCCGGATCCTCGACATCTGGACGCACGAGCAGGACATCCGGCAGGCGCTGGGTCGCCCCGGTGACCTGGACTCCGGCGGGGCCGCCGTCTTCATGGACCTCCTCTTCGCGTCGTTGCCCCGGCTGGTCGCCAAGAGTGCGCAGGTGCCGCCCGGCAACGTCGTCATCATCGAGAGCACCGGCCCGGTGCAGGGGCGGGCCGGCGTGTGGGTGGAGTCGCAGGACGACGGCAAGCCACGCGGCATACCGCTGTTCTCGGGGATCGCGCACGACGGTGACCCGGACGACGTGTTCACCACCATCACCCTGTCGACCGACGCGCTGACGCGGCGGGCTGCCGGACGCGGCGGGGTCGACGACATCCACTTCGCCGTGCAGGGCGACCCAGCGGTCGCCCGCCAGGTGCTGGAGCACCTGGTGCTCGTCCCCTAG
- a CDS encoding ABC transporter permease translates to MNPTIVRLSRQALLGRRRGLVLVLIPAVVVALAVIVSALTDDVVGYDAVLGLGFTLALPLVALLAATAVLGPEVDDGSIVYLISKPVSRHVVAVSKFVVAWAATLVLGALPLLLSGLVLDGGDLRQAVAWGVGGAVAGTAYTALFLALAAFTRHAVVIGLLFALLWEGLLGSLLGGIKWVSIGPWGRGVAKAVSDHVSGSGTGLGYALVAAAVLSLAAVWFTGDRLRSFTLRGDE, encoded by the coding sequence GTGAACCCGACCATCGTTCGCCTGTCGCGGCAGGCCCTGCTGGGTCGGCGCCGCGGGCTGGTGCTGGTGCTCATCCCGGCGGTCGTCGTCGCGCTCGCCGTCATCGTCTCGGCGCTCACCGACGACGTGGTCGGGTATGACGCGGTGCTGGGCCTGGGCTTCACGCTCGCCCTGCCGCTGGTCGCCCTGCTCGCCGCCACGGCGGTGCTCGGCCCCGAGGTCGACGACGGCTCGATCGTCTACCTCATCTCGAAACCGGTGAGCCGGCACGTCGTCGCCGTCAGCAAGTTCGTGGTCGCGTGGGCCGCGACCCTGGTGCTGGGGGCGCTCCCCCTGCTGCTGTCGGGGCTGGTGCTCGACGGCGGCGACCTGCGCCAGGCCGTCGCGTGGGGCGTCGGCGGGGCGGTGGCCGGCACGGCATACACCGCCCTCTTCCTCGCGCTCGCGGCGTTCACCCGGCACGCGGTGGTGATCGGGCTGCTCTTCGCCCTGCTGTGGGAGGGCCTGCTCGGCTCGCTGCTCGGGGGCATCAAGTGGGTCTCGATCGGGCCGTGGGGACGCGGCGTCGCGAAGGCGGTCAGCGACCACGTGTCCGGCTCGGGCACCGGACTGGGTTACGCCCTGGTGGCTGCGGCGGTGCTGAGCCTCGCGGCGGTGTGGTTCACCGGCGACCGGCTGCGGTCGTTCACGCTGCGCGGCGACGAGTAG
- a CDS encoding alpha-ketoacid dehydrogenase subunit beta, giving the protein MGTMTIAKGINNGLRAAMERDPKVVLMGEDIGKLGGVFRVTDGLQKDFGEDRVIDTPLAEAGIVGTAIGMALRGYRPVVEIQFDGFIYPAFDHIVSQVAKMRARSLGKIKLPMVIRIPVGGGIGAVEHHSESNEAYFAHTAGLKVVCCSNAEDAYWMIQQAIESDDPVLFYEPKRRYWDKGEVDETAAPRELLKAQVSREGADATLVAYGPMVKTCLQAAEAAAAEGKDLEVIDLRSLSPLDLDTVAASVEKTGRAVVVHEASTFLGMGAEIAAALQQRCFYHLEAPVLRVGGYNLPYPPSKLEEEFLPDLDRVLDAVDRSLAF; this is encoded by the coding sequence ATGGGCACCATGACGATCGCCAAGGGGATCAACAACGGCCTGCGTGCCGCCATGGAGCGCGACCCGAAGGTCGTGCTCATGGGTGAGGACATCGGCAAGCTCGGCGGCGTCTTCCGCGTCACCGACGGCCTCCAGAAGGACTTCGGCGAGGACCGCGTCATCGACACCCCGCTCGCCGAGGCCGGCATCGTCGGCACCGCGATCGGGATGGCGCTGCGTGGCTACCGGCCGGTCGTCGAGATCCAGTTCGACGGCTTCATCTACCCGGCCTTCGACCACATCGTCAGCCAGGTCGCCAAGATGCGGGCCCGCTCGCTCGGCAAGATCAAGCTGCCGATGGTGATCCGCATCCCCGTGGGCGGTGGCATCGGCGCGGTCGAGCACCACTCCGAGTCCAACGAGGCCTACTTCGCGCACACCGCCGGCCTCAAGGTGGTCTGCTGCTCCAACGCCGAGGACGCCTACTGGATGATCCAGCAGGCCATCGAGTCCGACGACCCGGTGCTGTTCTACGAGCCCAAGCGGCGCTACTGGGACAAGGGCGAGGTCGACGAGACCGCCGCCCCCCGCGAGCTGCTCAAGGCCCAGGTGAGCCGCGAGGGCGCCGACGCGACACTGGTCGCCTACGGCCCGATGGTGAAGACCTGCCTGCAGGCAGCCGAGGCCGCGGCCGCGGAGGGCAAGGACCTCGAGGTGATCGACCTGCGCTCGCTCAGCCCGCTCGACCTCGACACGGTCGCCGCGTCGGTCGAGAAGACCGGCCGGGCCGTCGTCGTCCACGAGGCCTCCACCTTCCTCGGCATGGGTGCCGAGATCGCGGCGGCCCTGCAGCAGCGCTGCTTCTACCACCTCGAGGCCCCTGTGCTCCGGGTCGGCGGCTACAACCTGCCCTACCCGCCGAGCAAGCTCGAGGAGGAGTTCCTCCCCGACCTCGACCGGGTGCTCGACGCCGTCGACCGCTCGCTGGCCTTCTGA
- a CDS encoding ABC transporter ATP-binding protein, with protein MSTIEIDQASRWYGNVVAVNGISMTVRPGVTGLLGPNGAGKTTLIAMMSGFLAPSAGSVTLDGTAIWRHTDAYRAIGLVPERELSFGYLTGREFVRANAELHGLADPGAATERALDVVEMAEPAGRRIGTYSKGMRQRVKLASALVHDPAVLLLDEPFNGVDPRQRLHLMTLLRRMGAEGRTVLFSSHILEEVEQVARQIEVVVSGRHAASGDFGQIRRLMTDRPVQYVVVGDDDRGLASALIAEPSVVAVSLRPKGGVDVSVSDFGAFTVRLPRVAREHGIRVLELTPTDESLESVFAYLVGG; from the coding sequence ATGAGCACCATCGAGATCGACCAGGCCTCCCGCTGGTACGGCAACGTCGTCGCGGTCAACGGCATCTCGATGACGGTGCGTCCCGGGGTGACCGGGCTGCTCGGCCCGAACGGCGCCGGCAAGACCACCCTCATCGCGATGATGTCCGGGTTCCTGGCGCCCTCCGCCGGTTCGGTGACGCTCGACGGCACCGCGATCTGGCGCCATACCGACGCCTATCGGGCCATCGGCTTGGTGCCGGAGCGCGAGCTCAGCTTCGGCTACCTCACCGGCCGGGAGTTCGTGCGGGCCAACGCCGAGCTGCACGGACTGGCCGACCCCGGCGCCGCGACCGAGCGGGCCCTCGACGTGGTCGAGATGGCCGAGCCGGCCGGGCGTCGGATCGGCACCTACTCCAAGGGGATGCGACAGCGTGTGAAGCTCGCCTCCGCGCTGGTGCACGACCCTGCCGTGCTGCTGCTCGACGAGCCGTTCAACGGCGTCGACCCTCGCCAGCGGCTCCACCTGATGACGCTGCTGCGCCGGATGGGGGCCGAGGGTCGCACGGTGCTCTTCTCGTCGCACATCCTCGAGGAGGTCGAGCAGGTCGCCCGCCAGATCGAGGTCGTCGTCTCGGGACGGCACGCGGCGTCGGGCGACTTCGGGCAGATCCGCCGGCTGATGACCGACCGGCCGGTGCAGTACGTCGTGGTCGGCGACGACGACCGTGGGCTGGCGAGTGCGCTGATCGCCGAGCCGTCGGTGGTCGCGGTGTCGTTGCGTCCCAAGGGAGGGGTCGACGTGTCGGTGTCGGACTTCGGAGCGTTCACCGTGCGGCTGCCCCGGGTGGCGCGCGAGCACGGTATCCGGGTGCTCGAGCTCACGCCGACCGACGAGTCGCTCGAGAGCGTCTTCGCCTACCTGGTGGGGGGCTGA
- a CDS encoding MDR family MFS transporter — MAAAAPARPDGPLTHRQIITILVGLMMGMFLAALDQTIVATAIRTIADDLKGLDEQAWATTAYLITSTIVTPLYGKLSDIYGRKKFFSAAISIFIVGSVLCTLSQSMLQLAFYRAVQGLGAGGLFSLALAIIGDIVPPRERAKYQGYFLAVFGTSSVLGPVIGGFFAGQSSILGVDGWRWVFLVNVPIGIAALFVVSRTLHLRHTRLDHRIDWWGAATLTLGLVPLLLVAEQGRDWGWGSGRSVACFVIGAIGVVAFLLVERAMKDEALLPLTLFQNRTVAVASGASVLIGMAMFGGLASLPLYLQIVKGASPTKAGLLLLPLTLGIMAGSIISGQIISRTGRYRRFPIMGSALLAIALFVFHFIKADTPLWQTSIVMVAFGLGLGFNFQPLTLAVQNAVSPRLIGVATSSATFTRQIGGTLGTAVFLSILFSTVPDRITSALKASAGTKDFQGALRDPAVLADPNNAAFAKGLQSAAQGGDPGPIGNVLKDSSVIDKLDPRLAKPLLTGFSEAMDLVFLVGAGVMVVGFLVMLLLPHVELRGGSAYSERGAADKADAERAAAPPAGH; from the coding sequence ATGGCAGCCGCCGCCCCCGCCCGCCCCGACGGGCCCCTGACCCACCGCCAGATCATCACGATCCTGGTCGGGCTGATGATGGGCATGTTCCTCGCCGCCCTCGACCAGACCATCGTGGCCACCGCCATCCGCACCATCGCCGACGACCTCAAGGGGCTCGACGAGCAGGCCTGGGCCACGACGGCATACCTCATCACGTCGACGATCGTGACGCCGTTGTACGGCAAGCTCTCCGACATCTACGGCCGCAAGAAGTTCTTCTCGGCCGCGATCTCGATCTTCATCGTCGGGTCCGTCCTCTGCACCCTGTCGCAGTCGATGCTCCAGCTGGCCTTCTACCGCGCCGTCCAGGGCCTCGGCGCCGGCGGGCTCTTCTCCCTCGCGCTGGCCATCATCGGCGACATCGTGCCGCCCCGTGAGCGGGCCAAGTACCAGGGCTACTTCCTCGCCGTCTTCGGCACCTCGAGCGTGCTCGGCCCGGTCATCGGCGGGTTCTTCGCCGGCCAGTCCTCGATCCTCGGGGTGGACGGCTGGCGCTGGGTGTTCCTGGTCAACGTGCCGATCGGCATCGCCGCGCTGTTCGTCGTCTCGCGCACCCTGCACCTGCGCCACACCCGCCTGGACCACCGGATCGACTGGTGGGGCGCCGCCACGCTCACCCTCGGTCTCGTGCCGCTGCTGCTCGTCGCCGAGCAGGGGCGGGACTGGGGCTGGGGCTCGGGTCGGTCGGTCGCCTGCTTCGTCATCGGCGCGATCGGCGTCGTGGCCTTCCTGCTCGTCGAGCGCGCGATGAAGGACGAGGCGCTGCTGCCGCTCACGTTGTTCCAGAACCGCACGGTCGCCGTCGCGTCCGGCGCCTCGGTGCTGATCGGCATGGCCATGTTCGGTGGGCTCGCGTCGCTGCCGCTCTACCTGCAGATCGTCAAGGGCGCCTCGCCCACCAAGGCGGGCCTGCTGCTGCTGCCGCTCACGCTGGGCATCATGGCCGGCTCGATCATCTCGGGCCAGATCATCAGCCGCACCGGGCGCTACCGCCGGTTCCCGATCATGGGCTCGGCACTGCTCGCCATCGCGCTGTTCGTCTTCCACTTCATCAAGGCCGACACCCCCCTCTGGCAGACCAGCATCGTGATGGTCGCGTTCGGGCTCGGGCTGGGCTTCAACTTCCAGCCGCTCACCCTGGCCGTCCAGAACGCCGTGTCGCCACGCCTCATCGGCGTGGCCACGTCGTCCGCCACGTTCACCCGGCAGATCGGTGGCACGCTCGGCACCGCGGTCTTCCTGTCGATCCTGTTCTCCACCGTCCCCGACCGGATCACGAGCGCACTCAAGGCCTCGGCCGGGACGAAGGACTTCCAGGGCGCGCTCCGCGACCCGGCGGTGCTCGCCGACCCGAACAACGCCGCGTTCGCGAAGGGCCTGCAGTCGGCGGCCCAGGGTGGTGACCCCGGACCGATCGGGAACGTCCTGAAGGACAGCTCGGTCATCGACAAGCTCGACCCGCGGCTCGCCAAGCCGCTCCTGACCGGCTTCTCGGAGGCGATGGACCTGGTCTTCCTCGTCGGTGCAGGGGTGATGGTGGTCGGCTTCCTCGTGATGCTGCTGCTCCCGCACGTCGAGCTGCGTGGCGGGTCGGCCTACTCCGAGCGCGGTGCAGCCGACAAGGCCGACGCGGAGCGGGCCGCCGCTCCGCCCGCCGGTCACTGA
- a CDS encoding MarR family winged helix-turn-helix transcriptional regulator, translating to MSEHHPLDRETAERVSVGLIRLMKLLQAMRQHAPRVHPAVDATAYPILFNLAAAPRRVSVLAEVVHSDVSTVSRQVSTLEGHGLVDKVSDPADGRAQVVQLSESGEALLTSIKAQRTEWFRELMGDWTAEEASEFAHQLERFGTDLERFKNKL from the coding sequence ATGTCCGAGCACCACCCGCTCGACCGGGAGACGGCCGAACGCGTCAGCGTCGGCCTGATCCGGTTGATGAAGCTCCTGCAGGCCATGCGCCAGCACGCACCACGGGTCCACCCCGCGGTGGATGCCACCGCCTACCCGATCCTGTTCAACCTCGCCGCAGCGCCGCGGCGCGTCTCGGTCCTCGCCGAGGTCGTGCACTCCGACGTCTCCACCGTGAGCCGTCAGGTGAGCACGCTCGAGGGGCACGGGCTCGTCGACAAGGTGAGCGACCCGGCCGACGGTCGCGCCCAGGTGGTGCAGCTCAGCGAGTCGGGCGAAGCCCTGCTGACGAGCATCAAGGCCCAGCGGACCGAGTGGTTCCGCGAGCTGATGGGCGACTGGACGGCCGAGGAGGCCAGCGAGTTCGCCCACCAGCTCGAGCGCTTCGGCACCGACCTCGAACGCTTCAAGAACAAGCTCTAG